The sequence GCCCACCCTCATGGATATGTATTGATTCCAAGCTATTGGTTGTAAACGGATGTAACGAGCTCTGATTGTAGGGTTTAGATAATGCCTAACGATGCTGTCCCTGTCATTGTTTCCAGCAAATACCTGAGTtagcaaaaataacaataaatacagCTGCTAGTGTATCTAAAGATAGTACTGCTGTGCTACATTCTGTTGCCAGTGAAATATTTTACGTAGTGATTACGAATTAACCTTTATCTCTTAAAGTAGTGTTAAATCATGGGTGTCACCAAAATTAAGATTTAGGAGCACCCTTCCCTCCTGAAATGATATTCTGTGCGAGCACTAGATTGGTTTATTTGGCTCACTGGAATCCACGCGAAAAAGGACGAcggctcgacggtgtgacatcaTGGTGTTGTTTGTGACGCAATGCACTCTGGCAAAAAGTGGCGCAGAGCATTCTGGTTAAATTcaatgcattctggtaaaaagttATGAATTCGAGAAGTCGTAGATATATCCCTCTTAAACCCTGATTAGGTTGCTGCTCGCTAGCTacgctcgctccgcagcaataaaggaataagaaagtAAAAGTAACTAATTAAATATTCGCCAGCCATTTTACAAGCCAACAACTGTTTCGTGAGAGTAAACATGACAAGCAAGGTACAGCGCGGTTGAACTCCCTATCTCTCAGAAGAATGAATAAATAGCTCGTCAATGTCTCGTGGATAAAAAAACAGTCCATCGGGAAGAATATACTACAGAAGATACTATCGAGATCGCACAGATTTTGTTAGTCGGGTGCTTTTGACTTTAAACCACGACCAAGCAACAAATCAGCCCATCAATCACTCAGTAAATAAAGCAATCAAACAAACCCTATACCATTAGCTTATTTTAACCTTTTGCCCAATTTGCATATAATTGCAGTTTGATGTAGCTGGCGACCTACGTTTCCTGTATATACTTGCCATTTTTAGTCTCACCTTAGCTGAGTTTTGTCTTTCATCCTTGTAATATTCAAAGTCGACTCCATTGTTGCTGTACTGCAACTTGTAACTCTTCACCCATTGGTTGTGTGTTTTCCAAAGTGGATGCCTGTTTCTTCCTTGCGTTGCTACACTTGTAATAATTTCTTGATGGAGCAAGTCGACCTGCAGCCATTGATTTTGATCTGTTATAAGAGCTGTCCACGACCCTGAATTTTTTAGCACACCTCCCTCAATATCTTCTTGAAAGTTAAGTCTTCCTTGATGGGAGGCATAAAGAGCATTCCATTTGGAAGATGCAGTGATTTGCTGATGCAATATTTTGCCACTCTCCATACCCAAGGATCTGTTGCATGCTGTGTATAATATAAATAAGTTTGGTACAAGACCCTTCTTCAAATTAGTCTTTGGTGAAAACAGACAAATAGGCTCAATCAGTTTTTATGACAAAAATAAAGGAGGTCATCATCAacattattcattattactCTTAAAGTTGAAAGtccaaaataaataaagtaataatagTTAAAAAGACAACGAAATTTTTCCTGGAAAGTCAAGGTATCAATCCTGTACTTGTAGGAAGATAACTTTCTGTGAAAGCAATCCAGTTTCATTGTTATTAGCACCCAACCTCCGTCGGTGAagttttttccttctttgcttccttgttttggttttttgttgctgttgatgttttttcagcttttatGATTCTTAAATACAACAACACCGACAGTTGGTGAACAGCAATGTCAATGGCATTGAAATGAGCTCACATGAAAACGTTAAAGTTCATACCTATAATAACGAAAATTTAATGAAGGCCGGATATGTAGAAAGAAGTCCATTATTGATCTTGATTACATACCAATGACGCACCGATACCCTTGATCGCGAAATCCGACTTGACAGGTAAAACTGTGTGGACACGGGTTTGTTATGCAGGGATTCTGAAAAAGGTACAAACAAAGTCCATAACCAAGAAGCAGTGACCTCTCTCAATAGTTCACCAATTTACGGTATCCATGGCCTAAAAATTAAAGAACAGGTCCCGCCCAATAACTGCTAATCAGATTGAGCAGTTTGTTCACGCTTCTCAATGGACCGATTTAAGTCGGTTACACACATGCAAGGGATTTATTGTAGAAAATGCAAACTCATAGCAGAGTCATTGTTTGCATTCATCATGACTATTATTATAATACATAAGACATTTCCATTCCGCTTCTACAATTACTAAACataaatattttacaattacagtcgaacctcgattatccggacctcgattatccggacttttcgattatccggactttttctctggtcccgttttttcatgaatattgataagctttgatctcaaaagctttcagaggtaaaaaatgtttaaaatcaagaaaagtgtgttcaaaacagcgcatttaccgcttcgctttcaaaagatttagcgctcggcgacaaagagcattctgatgcattcagctgaatttggattggttcagtattgtaattaaaaaagtggtatctttatttcttttgtttacattgttgtctcattaatattcatattttcgattatccggactctcgattatccggactttttactgaggtcccgacgagtccggataatcgaggttcgactgtacttgaAAAAGCAAGAAATAGTCTTATGTTGAATTTTATTCCTTAAATCTATACCTTTGCAACAGGGCGGAAGATAAACCCAGGTGTAACCATCACATGGTTTGTTGGTACTTGTAAATGGCTTTTATTGCAAAGTTCACACCGTGGATTCCCTTCGTATTTTTTTCCGTAGTTGTAGGCGACACAATCTGGCTCCAAAAAGCATTTAACTCTGCAGCTGGGTTCATTTTGCACGTGGTAAACACGGATCACGTGGACATCGCTAAGACGACTGTCACTCACAGCATCACCAAATTCAATTTGTCGACACTCCTCTTAGCAAACCAAATGAATTCAGACAGAATGTTTAGTTTTTGTATTTCTGGTGGGACTAAGACTGACAAGCACTACCATAGCAGAAAACACGATCACACAAAACGTTGAAAAATCGGTCGGGGATGGAATGTAAGCACCGGATCCATTAACTCAGAACGTCCtctcaaagtaacaaaaaatatat is a genomic window of Acropora muricata isolate sample 2 chromosome 8, ASM3666990v1, whole genome shotgun sequence containing:
- the LOC136925911 gene encoding lactadherin-like; the encoded protein is MKFTWLSDKLLRSSRPLCFAVLFVLRSNVILFALAGEEECRQIEFGDAVSDSRLSDVHVIRVYHVQNEPSCRVKCFLEPDCVAYNYGKKYEGNPRCELCNKSHLQVPTNHVMVTPGFIFRPVAKNPCITNPCPHSFTCQVGFRDQGYRCVIACNRSLGMESGKILHQQITASSKWNALYASHQGRLNFQEDIEGGVLKNSGSWTALITDQNQWLQVDLLHQEIITSVATQGRNRHPLWKTHNQWVKSYKLQYSNNGVDFEYYKDERQNSAKVFAGNNDRDSIVRHYLNPTIRARYIRLQPIAWNQYISMRVGLNGC